A genomic region of Candidatus Woesearchaeota archaeon contains the following coding sequences:
- a CDS encoding helix-turn-helix domain-containing protein: MHFKQSLDENSFELNLEVDAQLIEQKLEFSFYEAKSYQEQENIAIPCSVFQEGLSGLEAIIKYLKEEQKLSFSEISKLLNRDPRTVWTTYNKTKTKQITKIKKLGKATSFSTEIIKKRNYSVLESVAQHLKNKGLTVKEISEELGRNKQTIWTVLRRAKEKNKQSEVAQ, encoded by the coding sequence ATGCATTTTAAACAAAGTCTTGATGAAAATAGCTTCGAATTAAACCTAGAAGTTGACGCTCAATTAATAGAGCAAAAACTCGAATTCTCATTCTACGAAGCTAAATCATATCAAGAACAAGAAAACATAGCAATACCTTGCAGTGTTTTTCAAGAAGGACTAAGCGGGCTCGAAGCAATCATCAAGTATTTGAAAGAAGAACAAAAACTAAGTTTTTCTGAAATAAGCAAATTACTAAACCGAGACCCTAGAACTGTGTGGACAACATACAACAAAACAAAAACAAAACAAATAACGAAAATAAAAAAACTAGGAAAAGCAACGAGTTTCAGCACGGAAATAATCAAAAAAAGAAATTATTCAGTTTTGGAATCAGTAGCACAACACCTAAAAAATAAAGGATTGACAGTAAAAGAGATTTCTGAAGAATTAGGAAGAAACAAACAAACAATTTGGACCGTTCTGCGAAGAGCTAAAGAAAAAAATAAACAGAGCGAGGTGGCACAATGA
- a CDS encoding ArsR family transcriptional regulator: MEQETLFTSAKWNILKALALEKKSPLELAELANTSMSNISQSLRFLELANIVKSERISNRDKGQPRIVYSLANDNAYLIITATGLVDKKLIPINEHKKIMIKIWLHPDETKHETIEQGYQELRNKMQNIDAIYYEENTNTKLRLILKEPIKTEQITHKDTTIQYETITRTEIEKQPGKYYEIYNPQKIDTR, encoded by the coding sequence ATGGAACAAGAAACACTATTCACAAGCGCGAAATGGAACATCCTAAAAGCATTAGCCCTAGAAAAAAAATCACCACTAGAACTAGCAGAACTCGCAAACACATCAATGTCAAACATAAGCCAATCACTTCGCTTCCTAGAATTAGCAAACATCGTAAAAAGCGAAAGAATAAGCAACCGCGACAAAGGACAACCAAGAATAGTATACAGCCTAGCAAACGATAACGCGTACCTAATAATAACCGCGACAGGACTCGTAGATAAAAAACTCATACCAATAAACGAACACAAAAAAATAATGATCAAAATATGGCTACACCCAGATGAAACAAAACACGAAACAATAGAACAAGGATACCAAGAACTAAGAAACAAAATGCAAAACATAGACGCGATATACTACGAAGAAAACACCAACACAAAACTAAGACTAATTCTCAAAGAACCAATCAAAACAGAACAAATCACGCATAAAGATACAACAATACAATACGAAACAATCACTAGAACAGAAATAGAAAAACAACCAGGAAAATATTACGAAATATACAATCCTCAAAAAATAGACACGAGGTAA